Sequence from the Microbacterium sp. AZCO genome:
AGCTCCTCCCGTTCGATCTGCGACATCGTGACGCACTGGACGACGAGGTCGGTCGCGGCCATGGTCTCGGCGTCGGCGTAGACCGCCGTCGACTCCTCGACGCGGACGGCGAAGCCCTCGCGCTCCAGGAAGGGGATGAATCGCTCGGTCGCCTCGACGGGGCTGTGCCCCTCCCAGCCGCCGCGCACGACGAGGGCGCTTCTCTTCGGTGTCGTCATCGCGCACCACCTCCTGCGACGACGATGCCAGGTCGCGGCATCCCGTTCGCACATAGTGCGCAAAAATTGCACGCATGGTGGAAGGGATGCCGCGCCGCGCGTCGCTGCGCGATGTCGCCGCGGCCGCGGGCGTGTCCGCCGCCACGGCCTCCCGCGTCCTGGCGCGCACGGGCGACTTCTCCCCCGCGACCCGGGCCGCCGTGCTGGAGGCGGCGGCGCGACTCGGCTACGACCGCTCCTCGACGACGCGTGGCCGGCGCCCGCACCCGGATCCGCGGCTCATCGAGCTGGTCGTCGGCGCGCTCGGCAGCGGCTGGACCGATCAGGTCGTGGGCGGCGCGCACGAGCGGGCGTTCGAGCTCGGCTACGACCTCGTCCTCACGCGGGAGCGCGACGATCCGGCCGACGACTGGCCGCGGCGCATCGCCGCGCGACGCTCGTCGGGCGTCGTGCTCGCGCTCATCACGCCGACGCGGCGACAGCTCGACCTCTTCGCCGGCTTCGCCGTGCCGACGGTGCTGCTGGACCCGCGCGCCGAGACCGATCCGGGCCTCGTGACGGTCGGCGCGACGAACCGGGCGGGCGGCGCCGAGGCAGCGCGTCACCTCGTCGCGCAGGGGTACGAGTCGTTCGCGCTCGCGACGAGCCGCCTGCGGTATCGCTACGGTCGCGAGCGCGAGCGCGGCTTCCGCGACGGGATCGCGGAAGCCCTGCCCGACGCCGAGATCGAGATCGTCGAGTCGGATTGGACCGGCGAGGTCAGCCAGGGCTCGGTCGACCGCCTCGTCGCGCTCGCGGCCGATCGGCGCGTCGGCGTCTTCGCCGTCAACGACGGCATCGCGCGCACGGTCGCGAACGCGGTGCGGGATGCCGGGCGCGCCGTGCCGCGAGACATCGGCGTCGTCGGGTTCGACG
This genomic interval carries:
- a CDS encoding substrate-binding domain-containing protein, which codes for MPRRASLRDVAAAAGVSAATASRVLARTGDFSPATRAAVLEAAARLGYDRSSTTRGRRPHPDPRLIELVVGALGSGWTDQVVGGAHERAFELGYDLVLTRERDDPADDWPRRIAARRSSGVVLALITPTRRQLDLFAGFAVPTVLLDPRAETDPGLVTVGATNRAGGAEAARHLVAQGYESFALATSRLRYRYGRERERGFRDGIAEALPDAEIEIVESDWTGEVSQGSVDRLVALAADRRVGVFAVNDGIARTVANAVRDAGRAVPRDIGVVGFDDDPTARGRGIPLTTIRQPIRDMAARAVELVDLLRRGEPLESQHIELPTDLIVRRSTS